The region GTGTTTGGACCTGATACTAAATGATGTTTAAATTTTATTTTATTAGAATCTCCCTCAAACTGATACATTTTATACATTCGTTCAGAAAGTTCCTTTTCATCAAGTTCTTTTAATTCCTCTATATTTTCTTTGTAGAAAATAGCTTTTTGTCCAGATTTTAGAACAGCATATAAGGAAATTTCTGAACTCTTCTTTTTAATTAAATTGAACAGGGGTATTTCAAAAAAGTCACTTTCATTTCCAATGTCCAATTTAGCTAAATCGAAAATACCTACTATATTAATAGCCCGCTCCTCTTTACCTTTTATATCTCCTTTATAATACAAACAAAATGCATTTTCGCCATTTTGGGCATAAGTAGTTTGCTTGTATTCTTTTTCAGATTTAAAATCGTGTTCGTGTGGTTTTACGGCTGTTGAGTGTTTTAACCTATCAAAACACCTTATATGCCTTATTTTGTTGACTTTTTCTCCATTTTTATTTAGCATATAGACTCCGTTGGCTAATGCTGACTTGAAACTATCAGCTTCATCTACTTGTTCTTTAATCAAACCAAATAATGCTTTATCCACAATAACTTTTTCTATGTCTGCTAAACTTTTAAAGCCTGGCGATGCAGCATCTTTAGCATACACGAGAGGTTTTCTTATTACTAATTTAATATCCTCGTGTAACTGCATTTTCCCATTATCAAATTTGATCTTATTGTTATCGTCCCGCTTTGGTTGTTTAATTGCCCCATAAAAGGATTCTCCGTGCAACTGACCTCGTATAGTATCCCCTTTTGCCCATTTTGGGTTTCCATTTTCTTTTTTATCTATTTTGCCTCGTTTTCGAACCTTTTTAAAGGTAGCATTTAAAGTTCTATGCTCTTTAAGATTATTAATGAGTATTTCTTCTTCTATGTTTTTTATATATGAGACTTTAAAGTTATCCCACTCTTTTGGGGCTTCATGATAAACCTCTCCGAAGCCTTCATCCTTTTTTAATTGATATTCTTTAATAATTTTGTCCCGTTGGGCAGCTTTCGGAATTAATGTGAGAATAGCTCCATCTACTGCGTGATGACTGTGTTTTGAACGATCTTTTTTATCACTTCTTAATTTCACATTGTACACTTCTTTAAATATATCAACAACACTTCCTTTTTGAACCTCTACACGATTAAAAACTGTTTTAAGATATGGCACTGCGTATTTGGTCATTATTTGGGTGTCGCGTAACTGGCTATTACGCCAGCCAGCTTTGAACTCTTCAATAGTAAAAGTTTGTAGTTTTTGCTTTAAATAATCTAATTCGAACTTTAACTTATGCCTTTTCTGGATAAGGCTATCCCTTTTATCTTTTGGCTCAACACCTCTTAGACTACTTAATTTACTAAGTTGAAATTCAAGTTCCGCAATCTTGCTCCACTTTTCAATAGTAATTTCTTTCTGTATACCTTTTTTCTTTAAAGTCTTTTTCTCTACACTTCTTTTGCCGAATAAGGCTTCAATATTTTTCAGGATAGGCTGAAGAGGCTTTCCATCAAAATCACATTCTGAATCATAATTATCAAGTTGTGTGGGGAATTTTTTGCCTTTGATATTCGAATTGTAATTTTTGTCGGCCAGTGTTAGGTTTTTTAATTCATTATCAAAACTAATGCTTGCGGGAATAGTATGCTCAAAATCATAGTATTCGCCATTCAACAAGTCGCATTTATTGATCATCGCTCCGGTATACATGCATTTTTTACCTTGTTCTTCCCATAACCTGATTTTTCGAATTAAAGCTTTACTGTTAGGGTCAAAACTTGTGTTACATTCTTGGTTGATTTCTTCAATAGTATCACTTAACTTTTGGTTTTCCTTTTCTCGTTCATTTTGCCACTGTTCTAGAGCTTTACGGTAATTGGCGTCATTTAGCTCCCTTGCAATTTCAACAACAATCCTAGTATGAGAATCAATTAGTTGTGTTTGTAATAAAAAGTTTAGCAATTGCTTTAATTTATGTAAGCTTTTTAAAGCCATCGGATTTTTAAAACCTTTGCTTATTGGTTCCGGATTTCCTAGAAGTTTTAATGAAATCCCGTCTGCCTCGGCATCAGGGTAGCGGTGTAAAAAAGAATTGAGTTCGTATTCCTTAATATAAAATACTTTGCCTTTTTGATTTATTTCCTGATAAGTATCTGAATTTGGGTATTTTTCCTGTTCTGAAGGATGCCATAAATATTGAATGTTTTTTTTGGGAACCTGTTCTGGATAATATTCCTGCAAATAGTTGAAAATAGCGTCATGAATTCTAGGCTGTTCTACAAAACTCCCTTTCTTGGCTTGAAATGGTTTTTGAAGAAATCCTTTATATTTTTCTTTTACATAATTTACATATTCCTCTTTCTGGTCTTCATTAATCTCTTCCCAGGTTTTATCGCCTAATACATCAATTATATTCTGCTTAATCAAATTAATATCTGAGTTATCCAATTCTTCCTGTTCGGCTAAATGATAATCTCCCTCAGCCACCAGCTCTGTTCTGAATAAACTATTTAAAACATTATTTAACTTACGCTGGGTAGAAACACTTTCGTAAATTTCATCAATTTCAACAGCAAAATGATTAATAAACTCATCTGAGATTTCATATGTTCCCAGAACTTTTTGAAGGTTGGCCATATATACAGCCTTGGAATAAGCATAGCCTTTTTGAAGGTAAGGTAGAATCTTTTTTATAGCTGATAGACTTAAAGTAGCATAGCCTTGTTGAAGTCTTATTTTAGAAAATTTCTCTGCCTTCGCCTTTTCGAGTTTTAACTTTTCTAACGCGAATTCTTTTAATTTTTCTTCACTATCAAAGGTGAATAATACATGCCAAAGGTCTTCAAAAGTATAGTAACTTGAATTTTTCTTTGCTGGTTGAGCATTTCGAACAAAAGCCTCTTTCCAACCTAAATTTTCTTTCCAGTTTTCACCAAAAACATCTTCAAATTGTTTCAGTAGCTTTGTTGAAAGTACTTTTGTCTTTTCTCTTATTGCATAACCGGAAGTAATTGTTGCCTCATCTTTGTCTAATTGATTGAGAATAGATTTAAGGCTGAAATTATTTCCCGTCTTATAAAAAACAGGATAGATCTTTTCTTTTAAATAATCTTCCTGCTTCCAACCTTCCGGAGCTTCAATCTTTAAATTATTGATAAAAACCCAGGTTCTATATTCTTCATACAACGGGTGGCTAATGGGGGCGCGTCTTTTGTTTTTTTCATAGGTACACAATCCTACCGAACCTTTTTGGGTACGCAAAGGCCTTTGCCAGATAATTGCTTTCCAAAGTTTTTCATAAGATGTTTTTTCCAAGCCTTGAACCTGACAGATTTCCTTTAATTCGTTTTCATAATCTTTTCTAAGATTATAGCGCTGACGGATCCTTATTTTTTCACCATTAGTAGATTTTTCTTTTTGATAATGGTATAATGCTGCTCCTAAGCTTCGGTGTTTTATAATATAATTTTTAATTTCATTTCTGCCAGGCGTGTCATTATTTTTGCTGCCCTCTAACATAGTTTTAGCTTCCTCTTCATCACGCCCTTTAAAACCACGGCGTTGCACTAAATGATAAAATACCCTTCCTAAGATTTGAGGATTCTCCTGAAAGACTTTTTTATCAGCTTCATTTTCACTTATTGCTTTAGCACGGAATAAATAATGGTTTTCGTGTGCATCACCTCCTAGGAGATGAAAGTCTGGTTTGCCATCTCCATTAAAATCATATCGCAACCAATTGATGAAGGCTTCAGTCTGGGGATATTTTCTAGGATTGTTTTTGTTATATTTTCGCCATTCATCTAACTCCCCTATGGTTAAAGGGCACATATTTTTATTAATTAGAAACTCCAGTAATTCCCATTTACGGTATTTTTCGGCTTGATAATTTCTTCGTTTGCCACGACTTTCTGTACGTTTTTTAACTTTCGGAAACTCTATACCTTTTTCTTCCCCAACTCCTTTATCGAAAATTAATACACCCGATTTTATAATTTGATTTTTCAATGCTGATACATCTCGAATAGCCCAGCCAATGCTATTTGTTCCTAAATCAATTCCTAAAGTTAAGTTACTCATGGTTTGAGTTTTAAATTCAAATTTAATAAAAATAGGTTCTATATAACTTGTATCTCTTTTATATTTGCGTTTACTTTGTTCAAAAGAGAGAAAGTTATTAGTGCACTAATAATTGAATTTGGTGGTCCAAACCCACTTTCTGGTCTTATTAGACTTATCTCCTTTTTTTGTACTCTATGCAGACTTAAATAGCACCTGCACAAGTTGTATGTTGTAAATTGCTTTTTATTTTTTATCTTTGAAATACTGAAAGCTTTTCACAATAAGGCTATAAGCCGAAGAAAAATCTTAAATCCTGCGTACCCCGTGGGATTTTTATTTTTTAATCAGCAAATAAAGGTTCAGAGTTGATTTTATCATTAGGAATGTAGGGTAACCTAAGTATTCTTAACATAATTACTAAAAATAATTATAATTTCCTATAAAAAATAAGGGAAAACCCGTAGTTCTTTTTGTAATTGTTTTCTGCAACGGCACGGCTAAGTAAGCTCTCCAGGTCCCAAAGTTCTTTTACAAAATCGATAGCTAGCTTTTGCCACGTATCTTATGTTGTTGTTTTAAGCTTATAGTTCTCACTCTATAATTGGCTTAAAATGCTTTATCAGCAAAAACCGAAAAAGAGAAAAATACGGAAAACCGTAAAGAGAGGCGAATTAAAGGAATTTATTCAGAAAATAATTCAAAATCAATATCGAGAAGCGTTTTAGGTTCTACTTCCAGAGCCTTTGCTAATGCTAATAATGTAGTAAAGGAAAAATTTCTATTACCATTCTCAATAACACTTAAGCTACCTTTTGTAACTCGGCATCTTGCGGCAATATCATCTTGACTTAAACCTTTTTCTTCTCGAAGCCTCTTAACATGCTTCCCGAAAATTTGTTGTCGT is a window of Salegentibacter salegens DNA encoding:
- a CDS encoding helix-turn-helix domain-containing protein, with product MEELDLKRQQIFGKHVKRLREEKGLSQDDIAARCRVTKGSLSVIENGNRNFSFTTLLALAKALEVEPKTLLDIDFELFSE
- the cas9 gene encoding type II CRISPR RNA-guided endonuclease Cas9 (Cas9, originally named Csn1, is the large, multifunctional signature protein of type II CRISPR/Cas systems. It is well known even to general audiences because its RNA-guided endonuclease activity has made it a popular tool for custom editing of eukaryotic genomes.); this encodes MSNLTLGIDLGTNSIGWAIRDVSALKNQIIKSGVLIFDKGVGEEKGIEFPKVKKRTESRGKRRNYQAEKYRKWELLEFLINKNMCPLTIGELDEWRKYNKNNPRKYPQTEAFINWLRYDFNGDGKPDFHLLGGDAHENHYLFRAKAISENEADKKVFQENPQILGRVFYHLVQRRGFKGRDEEEAKTMLEGSKNNDTPGRNEIKNYIIKHRSLGAALYHYQKEKSTNGEKIRIRQRYNLRKDYENELKEICQVQGLEKTSYEKLWKAIIWQRPLRTQKGSVGLCTYEKNKRRAPISHPLYEEYRTWVFINNLKIEAPEGWKQEDYLKEKIYPVFYKTGNNFSLKSILNQLDKDEATITSGYAIREKTKVLSTKLLKQFEDVFGENWKENLGWKEAFVRNAQPAKKNSSYYTFEDLWHVLFTFDSEEKLKEFALEKLKLEKAKAEKFSKIRLQQGYATLSLSAIKKILPYLQKGYAYSKAVYMANLQKVLGTYEISDEFINHFAVEIDEIYESVSTQRKLNNVLNSLFRTELVAEGDYHLAEQEELDNSDINLIKQNIIDVLGDKTWEEINEDQKEEYVNYVKEKYKGFLQKPFQAKKGSFVEQPRIHDAIFNYLQEYYPEQVPKKNIQYLWHPSEQEKYPNSDTYQEINQKGKVFYIKEYELNSFLHRYPDAEADGISLKLLGNPEPISKGFKNPMALKSLHKLKQLLNFLLQTQLIDSHTRIVVEIARELNDANYRKALEQWQNEREKENQKLSDTIEEINQECNTSFDPNSKALIRKIRLWEEQGKKCMYTGAMINKCDLLNGEYYDFEHTIPASISFDNELKNLTLADKNYNSNIKGKKFPTQLDNYDSECDFDGKPLQPILKNIEALFGKRSVEKKTLKKKGIQKEITIEKWSKIAELEFQLSKLSSLRGVEPKDKRDSLIQKRHKLKFELDYLKQKLQTFTIEEFKAGWRNSQLRDTQIMTKYAVPYLKTVFNRVEVQKGSVVDIFKEVYNVKLRSDKKDRSKHSHHAVDGAILTLIPKAAQRDKIIKEYQLKKDEGFGEVYHEAPKEWDNFKVSYIKNIEEEILINNLKEHRTLNATFKKVRKRGKIDKKENGNPKWAKGDTIRGQLHGESFYGAIKQPKRDDNNKIKFDNGKMQLHEDIKLVIRKPLVYAKDAASPGFKSLADIEKVIVDKALFGLIKEQVDEADSFKSALANGVYMLNKNGEKVNKIRHIRCFDRLKHSTAVKPHEHDFKSEKEYKQTTYAQNGENAFCLYYKGDIKGKEERAINIVGIFDLAKLDIGNESDFFEIPLFNLIKKKSSEISLYAVLKSGQKAIFYKENIEELKELDEKELSERMYKMYQFEGDSNKIKFKHHLVSGPNTDISKKLPKGYKEASPFGSFEKQPLMRLTAGNWNFAIEEKDFEMNLDGSINWNL